In a single window of the Blastopirellula retiformator genome:
- a CDS encoding potassium channel family protein, whose protein sequence is MESDDPFHHHDDPERPSPLSAPIRKMVTGAVLFLMICVVAVVGYVSAGWDLADSIYMVIITIFGVGYGEVQPVQSIPLRALTIMVIIAGYGAVIYTVGGFMQMVVDGELQKALKARRMTKEIEKLTGHTILCGVGRMGSILARELHAEGKLFVVIDSDEARLAAAEALGYLIVKGDATEEWVLEQAGIHRAALLTTVLSADATNVFVTVTAREMNPELTIIARGENPRTEKKLIGCGANKVVLPTAIGAKKLAQMIIRPSAENLLEQLTHRSDLNEELGRIGLHFDELEVAPGSSLVNKPLGEIELRSNHGFLIVGIRHPDGSTILNPPPESRLIAGDIVIVLGHDDDIPQLAERFSSSKGKIMYRGAIIDAD, encoded by the coding sequence GTGGAATCTGACGACCCTTTCCACCATCACGACGACCCCGAGCGTCCTAGTCCGCTGTCGGCGCCCATTCGCAAGATGGTCACCGGCGCCGTGCTGTTCCTGATGATCTGCGTCGTCGCGGTCGTTGGCTACGTCTCGGCCGGCTGGGATCTGGCCGACTCGATCTACATGGTGATCATCACCATCTTCGGCGTCGGCTACGGCGAAGTGCAACCGGTTCAATCGATCCCGCTGCGGGCGCTCACCATCATGGTGATCATCGCCGGCTATGGCGCCGTCATTTACACGGTTGGCGGGTTCATGCAAATGGTGGTCGACGGCGAATTGCAAAAGGCGCTAAAGGCACGACGAATGACGAAAGAAATTGAAAAGCTGACTGGTCACACCATCCTGTGCGGCGTCGGGCGAATGGGCTCGATCCTGGCTCGTGAACTGCACGCCGAAGGGAAACTGTTCGTTGTGATCGACTCCGACGAAGCCCGGCTGGCCGCGGCCGAAGCGCTCGGCTACTTGATTGTCAAAGGAGATGCGACCGAAGAGTGGGTGCTCGAGCAAGCCGGCATCCACCGCGCAGCGCTGCTGACGACCGTCCTGTCGGCCGACGCGACCAACGTCTTTGTGACGGTCACGGCCCGCGAGATGAACCCCGAGCTGACGATCATCGCCCGGGGCGAAAACCCCCGAACCGAAAAGAAGCTGATCGGCTGCGGCGCCAACAAGGTTGTCTTACCGACGGCGATCGGCGCCAAGAAGCTGGCCCAAATGATCATCCGCCCGTCGGCCGAAAACCTGCTCGAGCAGCTAACCCACCGCAGCGATCTGAACGAAGAGCTCGGCCGGATCGGGCTGCACTTTGACGAGTTGGAAGTGGCCCCTGGCTCTTCGCTGGTCAACAAACCGCTGGGCGAGATCGAACTGCGCAGTAACCACGGCTTCTTGATCGTCGGCATCCGCCATCCTGACGGCTCGACGATCCTCAACCCGCCGCCCGAGTCCCGCCTGATCGCCGGCGACATCGTCATCGTGCTGGGCCACGACGACGACATCCCGCAACTAGCCGAACGCTTCAGCAGCTCCAAAGGCAAAATCATGTACCGCGGCGCGATCATCGACGCCGACTGA
- a CDS encoding glyoxalase superfamily protein encodes MTIAFQQTIPVLRIFDLAKAREFYLDFLGFQIDWEHRLDETSPIYLQVSRAGLILHLSEHHGDGTPGTNVFVWMTGIEALHAEIMAKDYPYNRPSVEKTFYNSLCMKVIDPFGNQLLLNEEIKLDGEV; translated from the coding sequence ATGACAATTGCGTTTCAACAAACCATACCCGTCTTGCGAATCTTTGACCTCGCCAAGGCGAGAGAGTTTTACCTCGATTTCCTCGGCTTCCAGATCGACTGGGAACATCGTCTCGACGAGACCTCGCCGATCTATCTGCAGGTTTCTCGCGCCGGGCTAATCTTGCACCTCAGCGAACATCACGGCGACGGCACGCCGGGGACCAACGTCTTTGTTTGGATGACCGGCATTGAGGCGCTGCACGCCGAGATCATGGCGAAAGATTACCCCTACAACCGGCCGAGCGTCGAGAAGACGTTTTACAATTCGCTCTGTATGAAGGTGATCGATCCGTTCGGCAATCAGCTGCTATTGAATGAAGAGATCAAGCTGGATGGGGAAGTGTAG
- a CDS encoding DUF1559 domain-containing protein, translating into MLPNFRQRTERQSGFTLVELLVVIAIIGILIALLLPAVQQAREAARRMQCTNNLKQIGIGLHNYHDALGSFPSGYVSHSNYSSISSLPSGDYDAVTWDATPGWSWAKLMLPFVEQANVADALPNRSKAWDPSLQAAAQTKLEMFLCPSSAGPTDALQVVDDAGDPLDKGSGAIYLGRAHYVASHGQEECWGDASGPSGGLNGDAGKIADGPFFRNSRTRFRDVTDGLSNSVFCGEHTSRLSDKTWVGVVPGAFVHPKIASPENGAESAATLVLVHSGPAAGEQDAFGNPIIHPPNYPTLHVGQMQSDHLGGANVLLGDGSVRFISEVVNRQLFAAMTSIAEGEVISDE; encoded by the coding sequence ATGCTCCCCAATTTTCGCCAGCGCACCGAGCGGCAAAGTGGCTTTACCCTGGTCGAATTGCTGGTCGTGATCGCGATCATCGGTATCTTGATCGCCCTGCTGTTGCCTGCCGTGCAGCAAGCCCGCGAGGCGGCTCGCCGGATGCAGTGCACCAACAACCTGAAGCAGATCGGCATCGGCCTGCACAACTATCACGACGCCCTTGGCTCATTCCCATCGGGCTATGTCTCGCACAGCAATTACAGCTCGATCAGCAGCCTGCCATCCGGGGACTATGACGCGGTGACCTGGGACGCCACCCCAGGTTGGAGCTGGGCGAAGTTGATGCTGCCGTTTGTCGAACAGGCAAATGTCGCTGACGCCCTGCCCAACCGCAGCAAAGCGTGGGACCCATCCCTGCAGGCCGCGGCGCAGACCAAGCTCGAGATGTTCCTCTGTCCGTCGTCCGCCGGACCGACCGACGCGCTGCAGGTAGTCGACGACGCTGGCGACCCGCTCGACAAAGGAAGCGGCGCGATCTACCTCGGCCGGGCGCACTATGTCGCCAGTCATGGGCAGGAAGAATGCTGGGGCGACGCCAGCGGACCGAGCGGCGGCTTGAACGGCGACGCCGGCAAGATCGCCGATGGCCCCTTTTTCCGCAACTCACGCACCCGGTTTCGTGACGTGACCGACGGCCTATCCAACAGCGTCTTCTGCGGTGAGCATACGTCGCGTCTGAGCGACAAGACGTGGGTCGGCGTTGTGCCTGGCGCTTTCGTTCACCCAAAGATCGCCTCGCCCGAAAATGGCGCCGAGTCGGCCGCGACGCTGGTGCTGGTTCATAGCGGTCCGGCGGCCGGCGAACAGGACGCGTTCGGCAACCCGATCATTCACCCGCCCAACTATCCAACGCTACACGTCGGCCAAATGCAGTCCGATCATCTCGGCGGCGCGAATGTGTTGCTCGGCGACGGCTCGGTCCGGTTTATCTCGGAAGTGGTCAACCGCCAACTATTCGCCGCGATGACGAGCATCGCCGAAGGGGAGGTGATCAGCGATGAATAG
- a CDS encoding transaldolase family protein, with product MASPLESLIASGTKLWLDSIDPDLVRSNFALGATGATSNPVIVSDLIKTGRFDDKIAALISEGLSDNDVAWTLTNQLVADAQSVFLPVWEKAGGNDGYVSFEVDPLLEDPEVDMPHDERVAKYIELGKHWAEGHKNRMIKVPATPAGLDALEELCAAGITLNVTLIFTERQYEAARDAVWRGAQRRENLDSFKSVYSIFVSRVDVYTEQHLPQLTDEAQGQLGIVNAKRIWQMNQKFWSDKPVKHQQEMIFASTGTKKPEDPPWKYVAAFAGSDIETNPPGTNDKVQESGVQITSQVADMPSDAVLADLDKHVDYQHLEKTLMEEGIAKFANPQKALLELIAVKRASITVG from the coding sequence GTGGCCTCACCGCTCGAATCGCTGATTGCTTCCGGCACGAAACTTTGGCTCGACTCGATCGATCCCGACCTGGTTCGCAGTAACTTTGCCCTCGGCGCTACCGGCGCTACGTCGAACCCGGTCATCGTTTCGGACCTCATCAAGACGGGCCGTTTCGACGACAAAATCGCGGCGCTGATTTCCGAAGGACTTTCGGACAACGACGTGGCCTGGACGTTGACCAATCAGCTGGTCGCCGACGCCCAAAGCGTCTTTCTGCCGGTCTGGGAAAAGGCCGGGGGCAACGACGGCTACGTCAGCTTCGAGGTCGATCCGCTGTTGGAAGATCCGGAAGTTGACATGCCGCACGACGAGCGCGTCGCCAAGTACATCGAGCTAGGCAAGCATTGGGCCGAAGGTCACAAGAACCGCATGATCAAAGTGCCGGCGACCCCGGCCGGGCTCGACGCGTTGGAAGAACTGTGCGCCGCCGGGATCACGCTGAACGTGACGTTGATCTTCACCGAGCGTCAGTACGAAGCGGCTCGCGACGCCGTTTGGCGTGGCGCCCAGCGTCGGGAGAATCTCGATAGCTTCAAGAGCGTCTACTCGATCTTCGTTTCGCGGGTCGACGTTTACACCGAACAGCATCTGCCGCAACTGACCGACGAAGCGCAGGGCCAGCTGGGCATCGTCAACGCCAAGCGGATTTGGCAGATGAACCAGAAGTTCTGGAGCGACAAGCCGGTCAAGCACCAGCAAGAGATGATCTTCGCGTCGACCGGCACCAAAAAGCCGGAAGATCCGCCGTGGAAGTACGTCGCCGCGTTCGCCGGCAGCGATATCGAAACCAACCCGCCTGGCACCAATGACAAAGTGCAGGAAAGCGGCGTCCAGATCACGAGCCAGGTTGCCGACATGCCGAGCGACGCCGTCTTGGCCGATCTCGACAAGCACGTCGACTATCAGCACCTCGAGAAGACGCTGATGGAAGAAGGGATCGCCAAGTTCGCCAACCCGCAAAAGGCGCTGTTGGAACTGATCGCCGTCAAACGAGCCTCGATCACGGTCGGCTAG
- a CDS encoding NAD-dependent epimerase/dehydratase family protein — protein sequence MATYFVTGGSGFVGRHLCRRLAADGHSLRCAVRKRSQTAHLQEIGAELVKVDLAEGGELTSAMEGCDAIFHSAGLISGMSRQQLFDVNRDGTRLVGEAVAALADPPPLIYVSSIAAAGPAKKDSRRRPDEFPKPVSGYGESKRAGERQLETLADRVPITIVRPGIIFGAENRDLFPMFRSINRFGIHAMPRADLKLSVIYIDDLIEQLVQALAQGKRITHRPDPQDKFDGVGYYFSSDPVQPTYLELGQMVADAVGVKRLRPITTPRPLLWTVATLSEWFGRAIRKPNILSLDKIREAVAGDWTCDITSAQEELGFQTKQPLAESFRETGQWYRENGWL from the coding sequence ATGGCAACCTACTTCGTAACCGGCGGCAGCGGCTTTGTCGGCAGACATCTTTGCCGTCGTTTGGCCGCCGATGGGCACTCGCTGCGGTGTGCCGTCCGCAAGCGTTCGCAAACCGCCCACCTGCAGGAAATCGGCGCCGAGTTGGTCAAAGTCGATCTTGCCGAGGGTGGCGAACTTACGTCGGCGATGGAAGGTTGCGATGCGATCTTCCATTCGGCCGGACTGATCAGCGGCATGTCGCGGCAGCAACTGTTTGACGTCAATCGCGATGGTACGCGGTTGGTGGGCGAAGCGGTCGCGGCGCTCGCCGATCCTCCGCCGCTAATCTATGTCTCCAGCATCGCCGCCGCCGGTCCGGCCAAGAAAGATAGTCGGCGCCGCCCTGACGAGTTCCCCAAGCCGGTCTCCGGTTATGGCGAAAGCAAACGAGCCGGCGAACGACAGCTGGAAACGCTGGCCGATCGCGTGCCGATCACGATCGTGCGGCCCGGCATCATCTTTGGGGCTGAGAACCGCGACCTGTTTCCGATGTTCCGTTCGATCAATCGGTTTGGCATCCATGCGATGCCGCGGGCCGATCTAAAGCTATCGGTCATCTACATCGACGATCTAATCGAACAGCTGGTTCAGGCGCTCGCCCAAGGCAAACGAATCACCCATCGCCCCGACCCGCAAGATAAATTTGATGGCGTCGGTTACTACTTCAGCTCCGATCCGGTGCAGCCAACTTACCTGGAATTGGGTCAAATGGTCGCCGATGCGGTTGGCGTCAAGCGACTGCGGCCGATCACCACGCCCCGCCCGCTGTTGTGGACCGTGGCGACGTTGTCCGAGTGGTTCGGCCGCGCGATCCGTAAGCCGAATATCTTGAGCCTGGACAAGATTCGGGAAGCGGTCGCCGGCGACTGGACGTGCGACATTACTAGCGCCCAAGAGGAACTCGGCTTTCAGACCAAACAACCGCTCGCCGAGAGCTTCCGCGAAACCGGCCAATGGTATCGAGAGAATGGTTGGCTTTAG
- the bioF gene encoding 8-amino-7-oxononanoate synthase: MTRRPLAWLEEELQTLDQLHMRRHLRTHHGPQTAEQTVDGQQFINFGGNDYLGLAADPRLGEAAIAAIQQEGWGSGASPLVTGHGVSHAALEAALAELEGTEAALLFSSGFAANVGTITALAGKGDVVFSDAKNHASIIDGVRLCGARPQIYQHLDVDHLEKLIAQASAFRRRYIVTDTLFSMDGDFAPLVDLCELADRYDATLIVDEAHATGVFGEQGHGVCEHLGVEEQVDVRIGTLSKALGGHGGFVVGGQQLIDWLLNRARSYVFSTAAPMAASAAMLAALQIVRDEPERRQLLLKRADALRETLRKQGWQVGGESQIIPILLGEPEPTMQASHRLRDQGLFVPGIRPPSVPSGESLLRISLSYAHTPAHLDKLTTALATLRQQLL, encoded by the coding sequence ATGACGCGACGCCCGCTGGCCTGGCTAGAAGAAGAGTTGCAGACGCTCGATCAGTTGCACATGCGTCGCCACTTGCGCACCCACCACGGTCCGCAAACGGCCGAGCAAACGGTCGACGGCCAGCAGTTCATCAACTTTGGCGGCAACGATTACCTGGGGCTGGCCGCCGATCCACGTCTGGGCGAAGCGGCAATCGCCGCGATCCAGCAGGAAGGTTGGGGCTCTGGCGCCAGTCCGTTGGTTACCGGCCATGGCGTTTCGCACGCAGCGCTCGAAGCGGCCTTGGCCGAGTTGGAAGGGACCGAAGCGGCCCTCCTCTTCTCCTCCGGATTCGCCGCCAATGTCGGCACGATCACCGCGCTGGCCGGCAAGGGAGACGTCGTCTTCAGTGACGCCAAAAACCATGCCAGCATCATCGACGGCGTCCGCCTCTGCGGCGCTCGTCCCCAGATTTATCAGCATCTCGACGTCGATCATCTCGAGAAGCTAATCGCCCAGGCCAGCGCCTTCCGCCGCCGCTACATCGTCACCGACACGCTCTTCAGCATGGATGGCGACTTCGCCCCACTGGTCGACTTGTGCGAACTGGCTGACCGCTACGACGCGACGTTGATTGTCGACGAAGCGCACGCGACCGGCGTCTTTGGCGAGCAGGGCCACGGCGTCTGCGAACATCTGGGAGTCGAAGAGCAAGTCGACGTCCGGATCGGCACGCTCAGCAAGGCGCTCGGCGGACATGGCGGCTTTGTCGTCGGTGGCCAGCAGTTGATCGACTGGCTGCTCAATCGGGCCCGCAGCTACGTCTTTTCGACCGCCGCGCCAATGGCCGCTTCAGCGGCGATGCTGGCCGCCCTGCAGATCGTGCGGGATGAGCCAGAGCGTCGGCAGCTGTTACTAAAACGCGCCGACGCACTTCGCGAAACGTTACGCAAACAAGGCTGGCAAGTCGGCGGCGAGAGCCAGATCATTCCGATCCTGCTGGGCGAACCAGAACCAACCATGCAGGCCTCGCACCGCTTGCGCGATCAGGGGCTGTTCGTGCCGGGCATTCGACCTCCGAGCGTTCCCAGCGGCGAGTCGCTGCTGCGGATTAGCCTGAGCTATGCACACACGCCGGCGCATCTCGACAAGCTGACGACGGCGTTGGCCACTTTGCGTCAGCAACTGCTGTAA
- a CDS encoding EVE domain-containing protein, translating into MAKKAAKSSSTKRYWLLKTEPESYSIDDLANEKKQTTFWSGVRNYQARNFMRDDMRVGDEAFFYHSNAKPPAVVGTAKIVKEGYPDHTSWDKKDHHYDEKSTPESPRWFMVDIQLTEIFEEALGRDQLTGVKALADMELMRKGSRLSVQPVKKSEWDAVLKLAKRAKKKK; encoded by the coding sequence GTGGCGAAAAAAGCGGCTAAGTCCAGTTCGACAAAGCGTTATTGGTTGCTGAAGACCGAGCCGGAATCGTATTCCATCGACGATCTGGCGAATGAGAAAAAGCAGACGACGTTTTGGAGCGGAGTCCGCAATTACCAGGCCCGCAACTTCATGCGCGACGACATGAGAGTTGGGGACGAGGCTTTCTTTTACCACAGCAACGCCAAGCCGCCGGCGGTCGTCGGCACGGCCAAGATCGTAAAAGAGGGCTACCCCGATCACACGTCGTGGGACAAGAAGGATCATCACTACGACGAAAAGAGCACGCCGGAGTCGCCGCGGTGGTTTATGGTCGACATCCAATTGACCGAGATCTTTGAAGAGGCGCTCGGCCGCGATCAACTGACCGGCGTCAAAGCGCTGGCCGATATGGAACTGATGCGGAAAGGCTCGCGCCTGTCGGTCCAACCGGTCAAGAAGTCGGAATGGGACGCCGTGCTGAAACTGGCGAAGCGAGCGAAGAAGAAAAAGTAG
- a CDS encoding ribose-phosphate diphosphokinase — MREIKIFSGRANPRLAGDICKFLNIPLGRITLGEFPDGENACKIEEDVRGRDVFLVQPTCPPVNNNIMELLIMIDSCRRASAERITAVIPYFGYARQDRKDEGRVPITAKLVSDVITAAGADRVLTMDLHAAQIQGFFNVPVDHLYAAPVLNHFFQNLNIPEDDLVIVSPDAGSIKRAVSHHRRLGGRLAICDKRRHSASDTTQENIIGGPVEGRTAIIFDDMISTAGSICGAAKTTFEAGAKDIYIAATHGVLCGDAIARLQAAPIKEIILTDTIPHQSGHLLPNTKILTVAPLLGEAIKRIHNDESISAIFREDFGAFQG, encoded by the coding sequence ATGAGAGAGATCAAAATCTTTAGCGGTCGCGCCAATCCGCGTCTGGCCGGCGATATCTGCAAGTTCCTGAACATCCCGCTGGGCCGCATCACGCTAGGGGAATTCCCCGATGGTGAGAACGCCTGCAAGATCGAAGAAGATGTTCGCGGCCGCGACGTCTTCCTGGTCCAACCGACCTGTCCTCCGGTCAACAACAACATCATGGAGTTGTTGATCATGATCGACAGTTGTCGCCGGGCCAGCGCCGAGCGGATCACCGCGGTGATCCCCTATTTCGGCTATGCCCGTCAGGACCGCAAAGACGAAGGTCGCGTGCCGATCACCGCCAAGCTGGTTTCGGACGTCATCACCGCCGCCGGCGCCGATCGCGTCTTGACGATGGATCTGCACGCCGCCCAGATTCAGGGCTTCTTCAATGTGCCAGTCGATCACTTGTACGCCGCCCCGGTGCTGAACCACTTCTTCCAGAATCTCAACATTCCGGAAGATGACCTGGTGATCGTCAGCCCCGACGCCGGCAGCATCAAGCGGGCCGTCAGCCATCACCGCCGTTTGGGCGGACGCCTGGCGATTTGCGACAAGCGTCGTCACAGCGCCAGCGACACTACGCAAGAGAACATCATCGGCGGTCCGGTCGAAGGTCGCACGGCAATCATCTTTGACGACATGATCAGCACCGCCGGCTCGATCTGCGGCGCCGCCAAGACCACCTTTGAAGCGGGCGCCAAAGATATCTACATCGCCGCCACCCATGGCGTGCTTTGTGGAGACGCGATCGCCCGGCTGCAAGCGGCCCCGATCAAAGAGATCATCCTGACCGATACCATCCCGCATCAGTCAGGCCACTTGCTCCCCAACACCAAAATCCTGACCGTCGCCCCGCTATTGGGCGAAGCGATCAAACGAATCCACAACGACGAATCGATCAGCGCGATCTTCCGCGAAGACTTTGGGGCGTTTCAGGGCTAA
- a CDS encoding sugar phosphate nucleotidyltransferase, translated as MKRLAVVLAAGKGTRMKSELPKVLVPALGRPMIEYVLDALSAVGVDRVLVVVGHQADLVRETLSNRVNVQFVDQTEQLGTGHAVMVCREQLADFEGSVVVLTGDSPLVQTASLEKLLTRFEQEEMACLLGTLEKENPTGLGRIVRDAEGRFTGIVEEKDANDQQRQIREVNMSTYVFDCQKMLQSLDELTNENRQREYYLTDCPAILRQMGELVDASPVLAECEALSVNSMEDLRLVEEEMTRLGYTK; from the coding sequence ATGAAAAGACTTGCAGTCGTACTTGCCGCCGGCAAGGGAACCCGCATGAAGTCAGAGCTCCCCAAGGTGCTGGTCCCCGCCCTGGGACGCCCGATGATCGAGTACGTCCTGGACGCGCTCTCCGCCGTCGGCGTCGATCGGGTGCTGGTCGTCGTCGGCCATCAGGCCGACCTTGTTCGCGAAACGCTGTCGAATCGCGTAAACGTCCAATTTGTCGATCAGACCGAACAGCTTGGCACCGGACACGCGGTCATGGTTTGTCGCGAACAATTGGCCGATTTTGAGGGTTCGGTCGTCGTGCTGACCGGCGATTCGCCGCTGGTCCAGACCGCTTCGCTCGAAAAACTGCTGACCCGTTTCGAGCAAGAAGAAATGGCCTGCCTGCTGGGAACCTTGGAAAAAGAAAACCCGACCGGTTTGGGACGGATCGTCCGTGACGCCGAGGGGCGATTTACCGGCATTGTCGAAGAGAAGGATGCGAATGATCAGCAGCGGCAAATCCGCGAGGTGAACATGAGCACCTATGTCTTCGATTGTCAAAAAATGCTGCAGTCATTGGACGAATTGACCAACGAAAACCGCCAACGTGAGTACTACCTGACCGATTGCCCCGCCATTTTGCGGCAGATGGGGGAGCTGGTGGACGCTTCGCCGGTCTTGGCCGAATGTGAAGCGTTAAGCGTGAATTCGATGGAGGATTTGCGTTTGGTGGAAGAAGAGATGACCCGTCTCGGTTACACTAAGTAA
- a CDS encoding FAD-dependent oxidoreductase — MGTTHLTNGCYRLHPVEWGIGEAAGCLASFALDSKLSPRGIRGSADKLADFQRSLVADGVEPSWDKA, encoded by the coding sequence ATCGGCACGACCCATCTGACCAACGGTTGCTATCGATTGCATCCGGTCGAATGGGGCATCGGCGAAGCGGCTGGTTGCCTGGCCAGCTTTGCGCTGGATAGCAAACTCTCGCCTCGCGGAATTCGCGGTTCGGCCGATAAACTGGCCGACTTCCAGCGCAGCCTGGTCGCCGATGGCGTCGAGCCCTCTTGGGACAAGGCTTAA
- a CDS encoding sulfatase-like hydrolase/transferase, with protein sequence MTKYCLLAVFGSFALATIALADEQATRPSNVVLIVSDDQGFADLSCNGVRTPHLDALAAAGTRLTSFYVSWPACTPSRGSLMTGRYPQRNGAYDMTRNEAPDYDHLYDPAAR encoded by the coding sequence ATGACGAAGTATTGCCTGCTTGCCGTTTTCGGATCGTTTGCGCTGGCCACCATCGCCCTTGCGGACGAACAAGCAACGCGTCCGTCCAACGTCGTCCTAATCGTCTCCGACGACCAGGGCTTCGCCGATCTCAGTTGCAACGGCGTCCGGACGCCGCACTTGGATGCCCTGGCCGCGGCCGGAACTCGGTTGACCAGCTTCTATGTCTCTTGGCCCGCCTGTACGCCGTCGCGGGGCTCGCTGATGACCGGGCGATATCCGCAGCGAAACGGCGCCTACGACATGACCCGCAACGAGGCGCCTGACTACGACCACCTTTACGATCCCGCAGCGCGTTGA
- a CDS encoding sigma-54-dependent transcriptional regulator has product MSQPHILLVDDDRHLLESMGMWLREIGYAVTTSPGYNDAIAQLAEPKFDLVLADVRLQDGDGFDILRHVQKTQPELTVILITGYGTADDAVEAMRLGAFDMLTKPLIDRELEMAINRALSQRQVLAENEKLKEQLDLRYGLENIIGHDHRMLKIFDMVESVADTRATILITGESGTGKSLLARAIHRRSNRRERPFVEVACGALPETLLESELFGHVAGSFTGATSDKIGKFKQADTGSIFLDEIGTAPQSMQVKLLRVLQELEFEPVGGTKTISVDTRVILATNENLSSLVERGEFRQDLFYRVNVINLELPPLRQRISDIPRLAAHFLEEVRQDTGRQIRGFTEEALSALQRYQWPGNVRELQNVIERSVLLSKSEMIGPGELPAAIASGAPVSVQRTNGRTLKEALEAPERQIILETLESNGWNRNLTADELGINRTTLYKKMKRLGLEDMAGAR; this is encoded by the coding sequence ATGAGTCAGCCCCATATCCTGCTGGTCGACGACGATCGCCATTTGCTCGAATCGATGGGCATGTGGCTTCGCGAAATTGGCTATGCAGTCACGACATCGCCTGGATACAACGATGCGATCGCCCAGTTGGCCGAACCGAAATTCGACCTGGTCCTGGCCGACGTTCGTTTGCAGGATGGGGACGGCTTCGATATTTTGCGACACGTCCAAAAAACCCAGCCGGAATTAACGGTTATTCTGATTACCGGATATGGCACGGCCGACGACGCCGTCGAAGCGATGCGTCTGGGCGCCTTCGACATGCTGACCAAGCCGCTGATCGATCGCGAATTGGAAATGGCGATCAACCGCGCCTTGTCGCAACGTCAGGTGCTGGCCGAAAACGAAAAGCTGAAAGAGCAGCTCGATCTGCGGTACGGCCTCGAGAACATCATTGGCCACGACCATCGCATGTTGAAGATCTTCGACATGGTCGAAAGCGTCGCCGATACTCGCGCCACGATCTTGATCACCGGCGAAAGCGGTACCGGTAAGTCGCTCTTGGCTCGCGCGATCCATCGCCGCAGCAACCGGCGCGAACGTCCGTTTGTCGAAGTTGCCTGCGGCGCGTTGCCCGAGACGTTGCTCGAAAGCGAACTGTTCGGCCATGTCGCCGGCTCGTTCACCGGAGCGACCTCCGACAAGATCGGTAAATTCAAGCAGGCCGACACCGGCTCGATTTTCCTCGACGAAATCGGCACCGCCCCGCAAAGCATGCAGGTCAAACTGCTTCGCGTTTTGCAAGAGTTGGAATTCGAACCAGTCGGCGGCACCAAGACGATCTCGGTCGATACCCGCGTCATCCTGGCGACCAACGAAAACCTGTCTAGCCTGGTCGAGCGGGGCGAATTCCGCCAAGACCTGTTCTACCGCGTGAACGTCATCAACCTGGAACTGCCGCCGCTGCGTCAACGCATCAGCGACATTCCCCGCCTGGCCGCCCACTTCCTGGAAGAAGTTCGCCAAGACACCGGCCGTCAGATCCGCGGCTTCACCGAAGAAGCGCTCTCGGCGTTGCAGCGATATCAATGGCCGGGCAACGTCCGCGAATTGCAAAACGTCATCGAACGTTCGGTGCTGTTGTCCAAGAGCGAAATGATCGGCCCCGGCGAACTGCCGGCCGCGATCGCCTCCGGCGCCCCGGTCTCGGTCCAGCGGACCAACGGCCGCACGCTGAAAGAAGCGCTCGAAGCCCCGGAACGTCAAATCATTCTCGAAACCCTCGAATCGAACGGCTGGAACCGGAACCTGACCGCCGACGAACTGGGCATCAACCGCACGACGCTGTACAAGAAGATGAAGCGTCTCGGGCTGGAAGACATGGCCGGCGCCCGCTAG